In Formosa haliotis, the sequence TTTTAAAATATAATCTTTTAGAAAAATGGCACACGCACATAAATTAGAAATATTTAGAGGGGCAATTAAATTTAAATCGAATACAGATAAAATCTGGGGTGTATTAATTTTATTGTCGGTAGTTACCGCTGTAGAAGTTGTTTTGGGTATTTACAAGCCTGAAATTCTTATGGGGCATATTTTTGGAATGAAAATTTTAAACTGGATTTTCATTATTTTAACCTTAGTTAAAGCCTATTATATTACATGGGACTTTATGCATATGCGAGATGAAACTCCAGGACTAAGACGTGCTGTAGTTTGGACGGCTATATTCTTAATCTGCTATTTAATGTTTATTTTATTAACTGAAGGTGGATATATAGAACATGTGTATTCTTCAGGATATATGACTCACGATTTTTAAAATACTTTAAGTGTTAAAAGATAGTATAAGGGCGGTTTATTAAACCGTCTTTTTTATTTTTGCCCGAGATTTAAAACTGTCTTAAATAGTTTTTGTCGGCATCAGAATAAAATGTCTAATGCCATTATTAAAGCCCAAATTATGAACACGAAACAAATAAAAAGAAATGCGATATTAGGTATTTTGTTTTTTCTGCCTGTTACCTTTTTATTGTTTTTATATCCAGCAAAACACAATTACAATACTTTAGATGTGTTAACTAATGGAGTTCTCGATTTAAACGGGTTTTCTTCAGATGCCGATGCACCAATTCTTTTAGAAGATCATTTAACGGTTTTAGGATTCTTCGGAATGCATCCTATAGGAAAACATACTACGGCTTCAAATCTTAAAGAACTCGTTTACGATAAATTTAAAGGATTTAAAAAATTTCAAATAGTTATAGTACTTCCTGAAGGCACCGAAGAAGAAGCCCGAACTTTAAAGGCAGAACT encodes:
- a CDS encoding cytochrome C oxidase subunit IV family protein yields the protein MAHAHKLEIFRGAIKFKSNTDKIWGVLILLSVVTAVEVVLGIYKPEILMGHIFGMKILNWIFIILTLVKAYYITWDFMHMRDETPGLRRAVVWTAIFLICYLMFILLTEGGYIEHVYSSGYMTHDF